In Streptomyces sp. NBC_00414, a single window of DNA contains:
- a CDS encoding alpha-(1->3)-arabinofuranosyltransferase: MTSTVQAPPPATTRPLAPDPDPAQGPRSRRWLLGFWAVVLVLFLAVHPGRQTFDTKLGVALDPGRFLSDLGQLWHDQGGFGGIADQYVGYAFPMLPYYWLTDVIGLPVWLAERLWMSLVVAVAFWGALRLAERLGIGSSASRLLGAVVYALWPVFTIVVGSTSAAALPGAFLPWVLLPLTNDRHSARVAALRSALFIPFMGGVNAASTLASLLPVGLYLLSRPRGPRQRKLITWWVPGVLLATAWWVVPLLLLGVYGENFLPYVESSQTTTDTMSATESLRGAGNWVAYLHFNEAWLPAGWTVTASAVAVVSSALAAGLGLAGLARRDIPERRWLVLTVMSAALITLAGYGGSFGAPFHGVVQDWLDGGLAPFRNIYKFQTGLALALVLGLAHLVGVASRSRGARPVRGRRYAPLVAAVLVLPGLAWPYLNGSILQPGSFQELPKYWKSTATWLEKFSPDSRALVVPATAHGIFTWGSTIDQPLDVLAESRWAQRDYVPFGTAGNRRAMDAVEQSLQTGGQVPGLADYLGRAGVHYVVVRNDLDPDQLGYVPTTTVKRTLEQSGYRRLTGFGPLMTGGRIAENTPIQIEGLYPRQRAVEIYEPAADVPRPGQAGLKSVADTAVVSGGPEALLPLSADPAMRDRASVLTGDNHPGLGAPDLQVVGDGLRRADTRFGLVGANTSYTYTRDERNHSGSYQDAGEEPHQILPTDGIRHQTVAELRGARSVTASSSGNWLYYLPQYDPVNAFDGNPDTAWAEGAVGSADGQWLRIGFTDETEVPASIRVTPLPQESVRSAPTRVRVETERGSETSTLRADGSRQRIKSPEGPSSWLKITVVESTARHSGLSGAGFSEISVPDVQVTRMLRLPGDAESTDAAAETVSLHRATDPGSFSPTGTEVGLHRRWTSDAAGTYEVKAGAIPVPGDALDALLYDVAPEQNDRITATAGSTARLGTGLSPRNLTDGDLTTAWIAGDDPTVRLSWSGKQPVGEIVLAPAGGLSTRPTEVNISSPDGAVVAGVDENGVVRFDPITTDRLDITITETAPLTVHNPLADEDMQLPVGLTEAYIPALDDRYRTPKALSSRAFELPCGKGPTLAVDDELYETSAKGTVGDLVERRPVELTLCQEGRADADLSLGSGSHRVEAGDAGPLAVTDVTLTRGTVTAPTALSRELGIRDWLGDRREVTVGSGAASYLTTYENFNDGWKATLNGRELDPVRLDGWQQGWRIPAGEGGTVKLSYEPSTVYEAGLIGGGIGVLVLAGLVLFRRRSPNPDAPSPVPPPPGLILGTVALTLVGIVIAGFLALLVPLLALLARRRHALLVPLAFLALAGAGIAAATGAGEPVAEGSGAFGRTAQLLALVSLFAGLVSVGETSYATRGGGGRGAGPGGPGVSALPPPLPGSEAPTAPLPQRQRGENAGPGATAATSAPPGTRGAPEAPGTPGTPGALPPPFTPSGPPRPESGPTVSARGPGYPRPSEPEGPGAALPEDRRKKGEGEPT, translated from the coding sequence ATGACCAGCACGGTCCAGGCCCCTCCCCCGGCGACGACCCGCCCGCTCGCCCCGGACCCGGACCCCGCGCAGGGGCCCCGGTCGAGGCGGTGGCTGCTGGGGTTCTGGGCCGTGGTCCTCGTGCTGTTCCTGGCCGTGCACCCGGGCCGGCAGACCTTCGACACGAAGCTCGGTGTCGCGCTCGACCCGGGGCGGTTCCTGTCGGACCTGGGCCAGTTGTGGCACGACCAGGGCGGTTTCGGCGGTATTGCGGACCAGTACGTCGGCTACGCCTTCCCGATGCTGCCCTACTACTGGCTGACCGACGTGATCGGCCTGCCGGTGTGGCTGGCCGAGCGGCTGTGGATGTCGCTCGTCGTCGCGGTCGCCTTCTGGGGCGCGCTGCGCCTCGCGGAGCGGCTGGGCATCGGCAGTTCCGCCTCCCGGCTGCTGGGCGCGGTGGTGTACGCGCTGTGGCCGGTGTTCACGATCGTCGTCGGCTCGACCTCGGCCGCGGCCCTGCCCGGGGCCTTCCTGCCGTGGGTGCTGCTGCCGCTCACGAACGACCGTCACAGCGCCCGGGTGGCCGCCCTGCGCTCGGCGCTGTTCATCCCCTTCATGGGCGGTGTCAACGCGGCCTCGACCCTGGCCTCCCTGCTGCCGGTGGGTCTGTATCTCCTGTCCCGCCCGCGCGGTCCACGGCAGCGCAAGCTGATCACCTGGTGGGTGCCGGGGGTGCTCCTGGCGACGGCCTGGTGGGTCGTCCCGCTCCTGCTGCTGGGCGTCTACGGGGAGAACTTCCTTCCGTACGTGGAGAGTTCGCAGACCACGACGGACACCATGTCGGCGACGGAGTCCCTGCGGGGCGCCGGCAACTGGGTCGCCTATCTACACTTCAACGAGGCCTGGCTACCCGCGGGCTGGACCGTGACGGCCTCGGCGGTCGCCGTCGTCTCCTCGGCGCTGGCGGCCGGACTGGGCCTCGCCGGACTCGCCCGGCGTGACATACCCGAGCGGCGCTGGCTGGTGCTGACGGTGATGTCGGCCGCGCTCATCACCCTGGCCGGCTACGGCGGTTCGTTCGGGGCGCCCTTCCACGGGGTGGTGCAGGACTGGCTGGACGGCGGGCTGGCCCCCTTCCGCAACATCTACAAGTTCCAGACGGGACTCGCCCTCGCGCTGGTCCTCGGACTGGCCCACCTGGTCGGGGTCGCCTCCCGGAGCCGGGGCGCCCGTCCCGTCCGCGGCCGGCGGTACGCGCCACTGGTCGCGGCGGTCCTCGTCCTCCCCGGTCTCGCCTGGCCCTATCTCAACGGGTCGATCCTGCAGCCCGGTTCGTTCCAGGAGCTGCCCAAGTACTGGAAGTCCACGGCCACCTGGCTGGAGAAGTTCTCGCCGGACTCCCGCGCCCTCGTCGTACCCGCCACCGCGCACGGCATCTTCACCTGGGGCTCCACCATCGACCAGCCCCTCGACGTGCTCGCCGAGTCCCGCTGGGCGCAGCGGGACTACGTGCCGTTCGGCACCGCGGGCAACCGGCGCGCGATGGACGCGGTCGAGCAGTCCCTGCAGACGGGCGGGCAAGTGCCGGGCCTGGCCGACTACTTGGGCCGCGCGGGCGTCCACTACGTCGTCGTACGCAACGATCTCGATCCGGACCAGCTCGGTTACGTGCCGACCACGACCGTGAAGCGGACGCTGGAGCAGTCGGGCTACCGGCGCCTGACCGGCTTCGGCCCGCTGATGACGGGCGGGCGCATCGCGGAGAACACCCCCATCCAGATCGAGGGGCTGTATCCGCGGCAGCGGGCCGTCGAGATCTACGAGCCGGCCGCCGACGTGCCCCGGCCGGGTCAGGCCGGGCTGAAGTCCGTCGCCGACACGGCCGTCGTGTCCGGCGGGCCCGAGGCGCTGCTGCCGCTGTCCGCGGACCCGGCGATGCGGGACCGGGCGAGCGTGCTGACCGGCGACAACCATCCCGGGCTCGGCGCCCCCGACCTCCAGGTGGTGGGCGACGGGCTGCGGCGCGCCGACACCCGGTTCGGCCTGGTCGGCGCCAACACCTCGTACACGTACACCCGCGACGAACGCAATCACTCCGGCAGCTACCAGGACGCCGGGGAGGAGCCGCACCAGATCCTGCCGACCGACGGGATCCGGCACCAGACGGTGGCCGAGCTGCGCGGGGCGCGCTCTGTGACCGCGTCGTCGAGCGGCAACTGGCTGTACTACCTGCCGCAGTACGACCCGGTGAACGCCTTCGACGGCAACCCGGACACGGCGTGGGCCGAGGGCGCGGTGGGCTCGGCGGACGGGCAGTGGCTGCGGATCGGCTTCACCGACGAGACGGAGGTCCCGGCGTCGATCCGGGTCACCCCGCTGCCGCAGGAGAGCGTGCGCTCGGCGCCGACGCGGGTGCGCGTGGAGACGGAACGGGGCTCGGAGACGAGCACGCTGCGGGCCGACGGTTCGCGTCAGCGCATCAAGTCCCCCGAGGGCCCGTCGAGTTGGCTGAAGATCACCGTCGTCGAGTCGACCGCCCGGCACTCCGGGCTGTCCGGCGCGGGCTTCTCCGAGATCAGCGTCCCGGACGTCCAGGTGACCCGCATGCTGCGACTCCCGGGGGATGCCGAGAGCACCGACGCGGCCGCCGAGACGGTCTCCCTGCACCGGGCCACCGACCCCGGCAGCTTCTCCCCGACGGGCACGGAGGTCGGGCTGCACCGCCGCTGGACCTCGGACGCGGCCGGTACGTACGAGGTGAAGGCCGGTGCGATCCCCGTACCCGGTGACGCGCTCGACGCGCTGCTGTACGACGTGGCGCCCGAGCAGAACGACCGGATCACCGCGACGGCCGGCTCGACGGCCCGCCTCGGCACCGGTCTCTCGCCGCGCAACCTCACCGACGGCGATCTGACCACCGCGTGGATCGCCGGCGACGACCCGACCGTCCGGCTGAGCTGGTCGGGCAAACAGCCGGTGGGCGAGATCGTCCTCGCTCCGGCCGGCGGTCTGTCCACCCGGCCCACCGAGGTGAACATCAGCTCCCCGGACGGCGCGGTCGTCGCCGGTGTCGACGAGAACGGCGTCGTCCGCTTCGACCCGATCACCACGGACCGGCTCGACATCACCATCACCGAGACGGCCCCGCTGACCGTCCACAACCCCCTCGCCGACGAGGACATGCAGCTTCCGGTCGGTCTGACCGAGGCGTACATCCCCGCCCTGGACGACCGGTACCGCACCCCGAAGGCCCTCTCCTCGCGCGCCTTCGAACTGCCCTGCGGGAAGGGCCCGACGCTCGCCGTGGACGACGAGCTGTACGAGACGAGCGCCAAGGGGACGGTCGGCGACCTCGTGGAGCGGCGGCCGGTCGAGCTGACGCTCTGCCAGGAGGGCCGCGCGGACGCCGACCTGTCGCTCGGATCCGGCTCCCACCGGGTCGAGGCGGGCGACGCCGGACCGCTGGCCGTCACCGATGTGACGCTGACCCGCGGCACGGTCACCGCGCCCACCGCGCTCAGCCGTGAACTGGGCATACGGGACTGGCTCGGCGACCGCCGCGAGGTCACCGTCGGCTCGGGCGCGGCCTCGTACCTGACGACGTACGAGAACTTCAACGACGGCTGGAAGGCCACCCTGAACGGCCGAGAACTCGACCCGGTACGCCTCGACGGCTGGCAGCAGGGCTGGCGGATCCCGGCGGGCGAGGGCGGCACGGTGAAGCTCTCGTACGAGCCGTCCACGGTGTACGAGGCCGGACTGATCGGCGGTGGCATCGGAGTCCTGGTGCTCGCCGGGCTCGTGCTGTTCCGGCGCCGCTCGCCCAACCCCGACGCGCCCTCGCCGGTGCCGCCCCCGCCCGGCCTGATCCTGGGCACGGTCGCGCTCACCCTGGTGGGGATCGTGATCGCCGGGTTCCTCGCACTGCTGGTGCCCCTGCTGGCGCTGCTCGCCCGGCGACGGCACGCGCTGCTCGTACCCCTCGCCTTCCTCGCGCTCGCGGGGGCCGGGATCGCCGCCGCGACCGGGGCCGGGGAGCCGGTCGCCGAGGGCTCCGGGGCGTTCGGCCGCACCGCCCAACTGCTGGCGCTGGTAAGCCTGTTCGCTGGCCTGGTGTCGGTCGGCGAGACCTCGTACGCCACGCGGGGCGGTGGTGGCCGGGGTGCCGGCCCCGGCGGTCCGGGCGTGAGTGCGCTGCCTCCGCCGCTCCCGGGGTCCGAGGCTCCGACCGCGCCCCTTCCGCAGCGGCAGCGGGGGGAGAACGCGGGCCCGGGAGCCACCGCCGCGACCTCCGCCCCACCGGGGACACGGGGGGCTCCGGAGGCTCCGGGAACTCCAGGGACTCCGGGAGCGCTGCCGCCGCCCTTCACGCCGTCGGGCCCGCCGCGGCCCGAGTCCGGGCCGACCGTGTCGGCCCGCGGGCCGGGGTACCCGCGGCCATCTGAGCCCGAGGGGCCGGGGGCGGCCCTGCCCGAGGACCGCCGGAAGAAGGGGGAGGGCGAACCCACATGA
- a CDS encoding class I SAM-dependent methyltransferase — MIPRRRTPRQRPARHRSAGPGPGTGLRDPSLRRSLALFRAFRHEQDDPEGCYSLLARDAADQVEAYDGPVKGRTVVDVGGGGGYFTEEFRKRGAHGYLFEPDMRELGPKPPEGSVVADGYLLPLADGVADVCFSSNVLEHVADPQTFLSEMVRVTRPGGLIYVSFTNWLSPWGGHEWAPWHYLGADRARARYRRRTGRPAKHTLGENLFAVHIGPTLRQVRARDDVTVVSARSRYWPFLAQAVARAPGLREFATWNLLLILRRCP; from the coding sequence ATGATCCCCCGGCGGAGGACACCCCGACAGCGGCCCGCGCGGCACAGGAGCGCGGGCCCGGGGCCCGGCACGGGCCTGCGGGACCCCTCGCTGCGCCGCTCCCTCGCCCTCTTCCGCGCCTTCCGCCACGAGCAGGACGACCCCGAGGGCTGCTACTCGCTGCTCGCCCGGGACGCCGCCGACCAGGTGGAGGCGTACGACGGTCCGGTGAAGGGCCGGACCGTCGTGGACGTGGGCGGCGGGGGCGGCTATTTCACCGAGGAGTTCCGCAAGCGGGGCGCGCACGGCTATCTCTTCGAGCCGGACATGCGCGAGCTGGGCCCGAAGCCGCCCGAGGGGTCGGTCGTCGCAGACGGGTATCTGCTGCCGCTCGCGGACGGCGTCGCCGACGTCTGCTTCTCCTCCAACGTCCTTGAGCACGTCGCCGACCCGCAGACCTTCCTCAGCGAGATGGTCCGCGTCACCCGGCCCGGCGGGCTGATCTACGTGTCGTTCACCAACTGGCTGTCCCCCTGGGGCGGTCACGAGTGGGCGCCCTGGCACTACCTGGGCGCCGACCGGGCCCGCGCCCGCTACCGGCGCCGTACGGGCCGGCCCGCCAAGCACACCCTCGGCGAGAACCTCTTCGCCGTGCACATCGGACCCACCCTGCGGCAGGTGCGCGCCCGCGACGACGTCACGGTCGTCTCGGCGCGCTCCCGCTACTGGCCGTTCCTCGCCCAGGCCGTCGCCAGGGCGCCGGGACTGCGCGAATTCGCCACCTGGAACCTCCTCCTCATCCTCCGGCGGTGTCCATGA
- a CDS encoding glycosyltransferase family 4 protein — translation MPQHVPSSLRAAFPRSAQRHPALPPQPRRIVFLARRDYGNDAAGGSELLVDRLAEGLTHLGHQVTLLCGGPAAYRDYRVVSAGGDLGHYLRARSAFQRQVGDCDLLVEVCNGMPYLAPLWHRGPTLCLVNHVHTDLWRMRFGGPLAPAARLGRRLEHWALAGGQRGGLLVAVSPSTAHALRAIGVERDRIRVVHNGVEEPGAPAERSPEPLFLAVGRLVEYKRIDLLLRLWERVRPVTGGRLVIVGDGPERERLQQLAGPGVEFTGHVSEAEKHRLLCAAWLLVHPSAVEGWGLVVTEAAARETPAIAFDVPGLRDSIVDGETGLLARGESSFAAAWCTLALSTHRRTLMGKAAGDRAAQYRWHRTVRQFRAVATEAVRGWTP, via the coding sequence ATGCCCCAGCACGTGCCTTCGTCGTTGCGCGCCGCCTTCCCCCGCTCCGCGCAGCGACACCCGGCGCTCCCCCCACAGCCGCGCCGAATCGTTTTCCTCGCCCGCCGTGACTACGGCAACGACGCAGCGGGCGGCTCCGAACTCCTCGTCGACAGACTCGCCGAGGGCCTGACCCACCTCGGCCACCAGGTCACCCTGCTGTGCGGCGGCCCCGCCGCGTACCGCGACTACCGTGTCGTGTCGGCGGGCGGCGACCTCGGCCACTATCTGCGCGCCAGATCGGCGTTCCAGCGCCAGGTCGGCGACTGCGACCTGCTCGTCGAGGTCTGCAACGGCATGCCGTACCTGGCACCGCTGTGGCACCGCGGACCGACCCTGTGTCTGGTCAACCACGTGCACACCGACCTGTGGCGGATGCGGTTCGGCGGACCGCTGGCGCCCGCCGCCCGGCTCGGACGAAGACTCGAACACTGGGCACTGGCGGGCGGACAGCGGGGCGGTCTGCTGGTCGCCGTCTCCCCGTCGACGGCACACGCGCTGCGTGCGATCGGGGTCGAGCGCGACCGTATCCGGGTCGTGCACAACGGTGTGGAGGAGCCGGGCGCACCGGCCGAACGCTCACCGGAACCGCTGTTCCTGGCCGTGGGACGGCTCGTCGAGTACAAGCGGATCGATCTGCTGCTGCGCCTGTGGGAACGGGTCCGCCCGGTCACCGGCGGCCGGCTGGTGATCGTCGGCGACGGACCCGAGCGGGAGCGGCTCCAGCAACTCGCCGGTCCCGGGGTCGAGTTCACCGGTCATGTCTCCGAGGCGGAGAAACACCGGCTGCTCTGTGCCGCCTGGCTCCTGGTGCATCCCTCCGCCGTGGAGGGCTGGGGTCTGGTGGTGACCGAGGCGGCGGCCCGCGAGACACCCGCGATCGCCTTCGACGTGCCCGGCCTGCGCGACTCGATCGTGGACGGCGAGACGGGGCTGCTGGCCCGCGGGGAGTCCTCGTTCGCCGCGGCCTGGTGCACCCTCGCCCTGTCCACCCACCGTCGCACCCTCATGGGCAAGGCGGCCGGTGATCGCGCCGCCCAGTACCGCTGGCACCGGACCGTACGCCAGTTCAGAGCCGTGGCGACGGAGGCGGTGAGGGGCTGGACGCCATGA
- a CDS encoding DUF3068 domain-containing protein, translating into MRRTATPFSLVILGLGVFLLVLAPLLAWYVEPRAQRTPIDTDQTTVFTGTGSYFDTDEIETVRDKKITITRQVRGDVAESEKSGRAVWDVSTSVDTNKSLPAADPHDSLQWTMERWVTDRKTNKPVHCCEEKPYFEGEAYLKFPFDVQKRSYIWWDNTLGSTVTLKYRGTKRIQGYEGLRFTGTVPATKTGTRLVPGTLVGVEDAGQVLAEEWYSNHGVELVADQRTGRIIYAAIGPRKTLRAPGSEKDAVVLLDSKRIAFTPETQKQQVDLADTDSGLLRAVGRTVPLGTGIVGFVLAVVGAVLVARGRPHPDTSESSQQSLTM; encoded by the coding sequence ATGCGCCGTACTGCCACACCCTTCTCGCTGGTCATACTGGGTCTGGGCGTGTTCCTGCTCGTCCTGGCCCCGCTGCTCGCCTGGTACGTCGAACCACGAGCCCAGCGCACTCCCATCGACACCGACCAGACGACCGTCTTCACCGGTACGGGCAGTTATTTCGACACCGACGAGATCGAGACCGTCCGCGACAAGAAGATCACCATCACCCGGCAGGTCCGCGGGGACGTCGCCGAGAGCGAGAAGAGCGGGCGGGCGGTCTGGGACGTGTCCACGTCCGTCGACACGAACAAGTCGCTGCCCGCGGCCGACCCGCACGACTCGCTCCAGTGGACCATGGAGCGCTGGGTGACCGACCGCAAGACGAACAAGCCGGTCCACTGCTGCGAGGAGAAGCCGTACTTCGAGGGCGAGGCGTACCTCAAGTTCCCCTTCGACGTGCAGAAACGCTCGTACATCTGGTGGGACAACACCCTCGGCTCGACCGTCACGCTGAAGTACCGGGGTACGAAGCGGATCCAGGGGTACGAGGGACTTCGGTTCACCGGCACCGTGCCCGCCACCAAGACCGGCACCCGGCTCGTGCCGGGCACCCTCGTGGGCGTGGAGGACGCCGGTCAGGTGCTGGCCGAGGAGTGGTACTCCAACCACGGCGTCGAGCTGGTCGCCGACCAGCGCACGGGCCGGATCATCTACGCGGCGATCGGGCCCCGCAAGACGCTCAGGGCGCCCGGGAGCGAGAAGGACGCCGTCGTACTGCTCGACAGCAAGCGGATCGCGTTCACCCCCGAGACCCAGAAGCAGCAGGTGGACCTCGCCGACACGGACAGTGGTCTGCTGCGCGCGGTGGGACGCACGGTGCCACTGGGGACGGGAATTGTCGGCTTCGTCCTGGCCGTGGTGGGTGCCGTTTTGGTGGCACGAGGGCGTCCGCATCCCGATACGTCCGAGAGCTCCCAGCAATCGCTCACGATGTGA
- a CDS encoding PucR family transcriptional regulator has translation MALRPAPVTVRSAWHDVPRLQVRQFAALAMAEAPALAEQILQEIQHEYPHLPVVLDDSGEPMALVGIRRAIEVFVQHLETAEGRPRVHPEVFQEFGRGEGLNGRSLDSLQAIYRLGVRLAWRRFAEIGQRVEIPPPAMYELVDAGYEYLDGLVDQSVRGYAEAAARQAGERLRLQRRLMELLLAEHHRGDPAEALSERAARIGWPLPGKVAVGVLLRPAREAVAPAVSQGVLLDMEYEQPRMVVPEPDAAGRPELLHRALTGWAGAIGPPVPLADAAKSLRWAEAAVRLMERGLLPPGEVLYCTEHTEALVLLQPEELIDDLALRCLEPLAHCGPTHGRRLAETMLAWLETRGGAPEVAARLGVHPQTVRYRLRQIRELWGDEVDDPDRRFELELVLRAQRLRGELGDPRARR, from the coding sequence ATGGCCCTCCGCCCGGCACCCGTCACCGTGCGCTCGGCCTGGCACGACGTACCGCGCCTCCAGGTGCGGCAGTTCGCCGCGCTCGCGATGGCCGAGGCGCCGGCACTCGCCGAGCAGATCCTCCAGGAGATACAGCACGAGTATCCGCATCTGCCCGTGGTGCTCGACGACTCCGGCGAACCGATGGCGCTGGTCGGGATCCGCCGGGCCATCGAGGTGTTCGTCCAGCATCTGGAGACCGCCGAGGGACGGCCGCGCGTCCACCCCGAGGTCTTCCAGGAGTTCGGCCGCGGCGAGGGCCTCAACGGACGCAGCCTCGACTCGCTCCAGGCGATCTACCGCCTCGGCGTACGGCTCGCCTGGCGCCGTTTCGCCGAGATCGGGCAGCGCGTGGAGATCCCGCCGCCCGCGATGTACGAGCTGGTCGACGCCGGATACGAGTATCTGGACGGGCTGGTCGACCAGTCCGTACGCGGTTACGCCGAGGCCGCCGCCCGGCAGGCCGGGGAACGGCTGCGGCTGCAGCGCCGGCTGATGGAACTGCTGCTCGCCGAGCACCACCGGGGCGACCCGGCCGAGGCGCTCTCCGAGCGGGCCGCGCGGATCGGCTGGCCGCTGCCCGGCAAGGTCGCGGTAGGCGTACTGCTGAGGCCCGCCCGGGAGGCCGTCGCACCCGCCGTGAGCCAGGGCGTCCTGCTGGACATGGAGTACGAACAGCCCCGCATGGTCGTGCCCGAGCCCGACGCCGCCGGGCGCCCCGAACTGCTGCACCGGGCGCTGACCGGCTGGGCCGGCGCGATCGGCCCGCCCGTGCCGCTGGCCGACGCGGCGAAGTCGCTGCGCTGGGCGGAGGCGGCGGTACGGCTCATGGAGCGGGGCCTGCTGCCGCCGGGCGAGGTGCTGTACTGCACCGAGCACACCGAGGCCCTGGTTCTCCTCCAGCCCGAGGAGTTGATCGACGACCTGGCCCTGCGGTGTCTGGAGCCGCTCGCCCACTGCGGTCCCACGCACGGGCGGCGGCTCGCCGAGACGATGCTGGCCTGGCTGGAGACGCGGGGCGGGGCCCCCGAGGTGGCGGCGCGGCTGGGGGTCCATCCGCAGACCGTGCGGTATCGCCTTCGGCAGATCAGGGAGCTGTGGGGGGACGAGGTCGATGACCCGGACCGGCGCTTCGAGCTGGAGCTGGTGCTGCGGGCTCAGCGGTTACGGGGTGAACTGGGCGACCCCCGCGCCCGGCGCTGA
- a CDS encoding IclR family transcriptional regulator, which produces MGRLVPAVTRALDILELFLDGDGTLSAPDIVRRLQLPRTTVHELVTTLAARSYITPVPGQPGRYRLGVRPYQLGSRYSEQLDLAAEGQQVARSVAETCDETVHVAILEGTDVIYIAKVDSTHAVRMVSAAGRRLPAHCTSVGKMLLASLSEPELTSRIPDDADLIRMTPNSITDPAALREALVEIRARGIAVESRESNPDVSCIAAPVRDRTGQVVAALSISVPMIRWSEDRKVELEGLAAKGAAELSERLGHRSVG; this is translated from the coding sequence GTGGGACGCCTCGTACCTGCCGTAACCAGGGCTCTCGACATACTTGAGCTCTTCCTCGACGGGGACGGCACACTCTCCGCCCCCGACATCGTGCGCCGGCTGCAGTTGCCGCGCACCACAGTGCACGAACTGGTGACGACACTCGCCGCCCGTTCGTACATCACGCCCGTACCGGGTCAGCCGGGACGCTACCGGCTCGGCGTGCGGCCGTATCAGCTCGGCAGCCGCTACTCCGAGCAGCTGGACCTCGCCGCCGAGGGCCAGCAGGTCGCCCGGTCCGTCGCGGAGACCTGCGACGAGACCGTGCACGTGGCGATCCTGGAGGGCACCGACGTCATCTACATCGCCAAGGTCGACTCCACGCACGCCGTGCGCATGGTGTCCGCCGCCGGCCGCCGGCTCCCCGCCCACTGCACCTCCGTGGGAAAGATGCTGCTCGCCTCGCTGTCCGAGCCCGAGCTGACCTCGCGGATCCCCGACGACGCCGACCTGATCCGGATGACGCCGAACAGCATCACCGACCCGGCCGCCCTGCGCGAGGCCCTCGTCGAGATCCGCGCCCGCGGCATCGCGGTGGAGAGCCGGGAGTCGAACCCCGACGTCAGCTGCATCGCGGCGCCGGTGCGCGACCGCACGGGCCAGGTCGTGGCGGCGCTCTCCATCTCCGTGCCGATGATCCGCTGGAGCGAGGACCGCAAGGTCGAACTGGAAGGGCTCGCCGCCAAGGGCGCGGCCGAGCTGTCGGAGCGACTCGGACACCGGAGCGTGGGATGA
- a CDS encoding SMP-30/gluconolactonase/LRE family protein, producing the protein MTGRAKGRTARTHAYEVAVRAEAALGEGPTWDADAGRLIWIDILGSRVFTYDPVSGRRTVMVTEQHVGAAKPRAGGGLVVNLRDGIGLYGPDSVAGSGGSPAGDAQEFRWLHHEVVPGRRANDAAVAPDGSLWAGTMRYDEAPGGGTLSRFGPDGTVSTVLDDVAVSNGTGWSPDGRLMYYIDSPTRRIDVFDFDGRQVSGRRELAVIEEGEGFPDGLTVDADGCVWVALWDGGAIRRYTPSGTLDRVVELPVPRPTACAFGGAGLTDLYITTARTGLEAPHPLAGSVLVVPGAGKGLPQPAFAG; encoded by the coding sequence ATGACGGGTCGGGCGAAGGGCCGGACGGCGCGGACGCACGCGTACGAAGTGGCCGTCCGGGCGGAGGCGGCCCTCGGTGAAGGCCCCACCTGGGACGCCGACGCCGGGCGGCTGATCTGGATCGACATCCTCGGGTCCCGGGTGTTCACGTACGACCCGGTCTCCGGCCGGCGCACGGTCATGGTCACCGAGCAGCACGTGGGCGCCGCCAAGCCGCGGGCGGGCGGCGGCCTGGTCGTCAACCTCCGCGACGGCATCGGCCTGTACGGCCCGGACTCCGTCGCGGGGTCCGGCGGCAGCCCCGCGGGCGACGCCCAGGAATTCCGGTGGCTGCACCACGAGGTCGTCCCGGGCCGCCGTGCCAACGACGCGGCGGTCGCGCCCGACGGCTCTCTGTGGGCGGGCACCATGCGCTACGACGAGGCACCGGGCGGCGGCACGCTCTCGCGGTTCGGCCCGGACGGCACGGTCTCGACCGTCCTCGACGACGTGGCGGTGAGCAACGGCACGGGCTGGAGCCCCGACGGCCGCCTCATGTACTACATCGACTCGCCCACACGACGGATCGACGTCTTCGACTTCGACGGCCGGCAGGTCAGCGGAAGGCGTGAGCTGGCGGTCATCGAGGAAGGTGAGGGTTTCCCCGACGGGCTCACCGTCGACGCCGACGGCTGCGTCTGGGTCGCCCTGTGGGACGGCGGTGCGATCCGCCGCTACACCCCCTCCGGCACGCTCGACCGCGTCGTGGAACTGCCCGTGCCGCGCCCCACGGCCTGCGCGTTCGGCGGCGCCGGCCTGACCGACCTGTACATCACGACAGCCCGTACGGGTCTTGAGGCGCCGCACCCGCTCGCGGGCTCGGTGCTCGTCGTCCCCGGGGCGGGCAAGGGCCTGCCCCAGCCGGCCTTCGCCGGCTGA